The following coding sequences are from one Humulus lupulus chromosome X, drHumLupu1.1, whole genome shotgun sequence window:
- the LOC133807223 gene encoding butanoate--CoA ligase AAE1, giving the protein MEGEIRCSANYVPLSPISFLERSAIVYSDRASVVYGSVQYTWSQTFQRCKRLASAIAHLGISSRDVVAVLAPNIPAMYELHFGVPMAGAILCTLNIRHDSAMVSVILSHSEAKVFFVDYQFLHIAQGAIDILSKKGSKPPLLVLIPECVDQISTNISSSNSSAISAPANLEYERLISMGNLDFEVRRPKDEWDPISLNYTSGTTSSPKGVIYSHRGAYLNSLAGILLNEMHSMVVYLWCVPMFHCNGWCLPWAIAAQGGTNICLRSVTAKGIFDSIAQHKVTHMGGAPTVLNMIINASESDRRPLLSKVSIMTGAAPPPPSLLYKMEELGFIVTHAYGLTETYGPGAVCTWKPEWDSLPKDAQAKLKARQGVQHLGIEELDVKDPVTLKSVPADAKTIGEVMFRGNTVMNGYLKNVKATQEAFDGGWFRSGDLGVKHPDGYVELKDRSKDIIISGGENISTIEVESVLYSHPAVLEAAVVARPDYHWGETPCAFVNLKSGCNVSGDEIISFCRSRLPHYMAPRTVVFQDLPKTSTGKVQKFVLREKAKSMGSLTEKNTSKL; this is encoded by the exons ATGGAGGGTGAGATTCGGTGCTCTGCTAACTATGTTCCTCTGTCTCCGATCAGCTTCTTGGAGCGTTCGGCCATAGTTTACAGTGACCGAGCTTCGGTTGTTTACGGAAGTGTGCAATACACTTGGTCCCAAACGTTTCAACGATGCAAACGACTGGCTTCTGCCATAGCCCACTTGGGAATTTCTTCACGAGATGTG GTTGCTGTACTCGCTCCAAATATTCCAGCAATGTATGAGCTACACTTTGGAGTTCCAATGGCAGGAGCCATTCTTTGTACACTTAACATACGCCATGactcggcaatggtgtcagtaatACTAAGCCATTCAGAAGCCAAGGTCTTCTTTGTTGATTACCAATTCCTCCACATTGCTCAGGGAGCCATTGACATCTTATCCAAAAAAGGTTCCAAGCCACCCCTTCTAGTCTTAATTCCAGAATGTGTTGATCAAATATCAACCAACATcagtagcagcaacagcagcGCCATTTCCGCACCTGCAAATTTAGAATATGAGCGTCTTATATCAATGGGGAATCTTGATTTTGAGGTTAGAAGACCAAAAGATGAATGGGATCCAATCTCACTCAACTATACTTCTGGCACAACATCTAGCCCAAAGGGTGTCATTTACAGCCACAGAGGTGCATATCTCAATTCATTGGCAGGGATTCTTCTCAATGAAATGCACTCGATGGTTGTCTATTTGTGGTGTGTTCCCATGTTTCACTGCAATGGTTGGTGTCTCCCATGGGCAATTGCTGCTCAAGGTGGTACAAACATCTGCCTAAGGAGTGTCACTGCAAAGGGGATTTTTGACTCTATAGCTCAACACAAGGTAACCCACATGGGAGGAGCACCCACGGTTTTAAACATGATCATAAATGCATCAGAGTCAGACCGGAGGCCACTTCTATCCAAGGTATCAATCATGACAGGCGCTGCCCCACCACCCCCATCGCTCCTTTACAAGATGGAAGAACTGGGATTCATTGTGACTCATGCTTATGGTCTGACTGAAACATATGGCCCTGGAGCTGTTTGTACTTGGAAACCTGAGTGGGATTCTTTACCAAAAGACGCACAGGCGAAGCTAAAGGCGCGGCAGGGTGTTCAACATCTTGGCATTGAGGAACTAGATGTGAAAGACCCTGTGACACTGAAGAGTGTACCAGCTGATGCAAAGACAATAGGTGAGGTTATGTTTAGAGGCAACACTGTCATGAATGGATACTTGAAAAATGTCAAAGCAACACAAGAGGCTTTTGATGGTGGTTGGTTTCGAAGTGGGGACTTGGGAGTGAAACACCCAGATGGTTATGTCGAACTAAAGGATAGGTCCAAGGATATCATCATTTCTGGGGGAGAAAATATAAGCACAATTGAGGTTGAATCCGTACTTTATAGCCATCCGGCGGTTCTTGAGGCTGCGGTTGTGGCAAGGCCTGATTATCACTGGGGAGAGACACCTTGTGCCTTTGTGAATTTGAAGAGTGGTTGTAATGTTAGTGGTGATGAGATTATTAGCTTTTGTAGAAGTCGTTTGCCTCATTACATGGCTCCGCGGACTGTTGTTTTTCAGGATTTGCCAAAGACTTCTACTGGAAAGGTGCAAAAGTTTGTTCTTAGAGAGAAGGCCAAGTCCATGGGAAGCCTCACAGAGAAGAATACCAGTAAACTGTAA
- the LOC133804667 gene encoding probable flavin-containing monooxygenase 1 isoform X2, translated as MAERKIAIIGAGISGLLACKHCLEKKGLDPVVFEAQSNIGGVWSKTIESTKLQTPRPFYQFSDFAWPPSVKATFPDHNQVLDYLHSYASHFKIFHKINFNTKVIDISYSYSESIWDFWGGSGEPFSPGKWNVTVQDSRNPSAPIEVYQVDFVIVCIGSFSGFPNIPDFGVDRGPEVFGGVVMHSMDYAAMDDEAAAELIRGKLVTVVGFQKSALDLAAQVARINGPEYPCTLLFRTVHWTVPDYFTAYTFKCLNRFVELMVHKPTEGFFQWLFALLLSPLLWLYSKAVESFLRFLYPLKKYNMVPSHGFTQQIFSCMSAITPLNFYDKVREGSLILKKFNTSFSFCKVGLVIDKEESTPLASDIVIFATGYKPDEKLKNIFASLHYQKCIIGSSAPFYRECIHPRIPNLAILGYSDSPANLYSTEIKSKWVAEFLAGTFKLPSVKDMEEDVIRWEKCMKRYSGSSYKRC; from the exons ATGGCGGAAAGGAAAATAGCGATTATAGGAGCCGGAATCAGTGGACTATTGGCCTGCAAACACTGCCTGGAGAAGAAAGGTTTAGACCCAGTTGTGTTCGAAGCCCAGAGCAACATCGGTGGAGTTTGGTCTAAAACCATCGAGTCCACCAAGCTCCAGACCCCAAGACCCTTTTACCAGTTCTCCGACTTTGCATGGCCGCCTTCTGTGAAAGCCACTTTCCCAGATCACAACCAGGTCTTGGACTACCTTCATTCCTACGCTTCTCACTTCAAAATCTTCCACAAGATcaacttcaacaccaaggtcatCGATATCTCCTATTCTTATTCAGAATCCATTTGGGATTTCTGGGGTGGCTCTGGAGAACCATTTTCACCAGGGAAATGGAATGTTACTGTTCAGGATTCTCGTAACCCGTCTGCTCCGATTGAG gtATACCAAGTTGATTTTGTGATCGTATGCATTGGAAGCTTTAGTGGGTTCCCAAACATTCCTGATTTTGGAGTAGACAGAGGGCCTGAGGTGTTCGGTGGTGTCGTTATGCATTCGATGGATTATGCCGCCATGGACGATGAAGCTGCTGCTGAGCTCATCAGAGGAAAGCTGGTTACTGTGGTTGGATTTCAAAAATCAGCACTAGATTTGGCTGCACAAGTTGCTAGAATCAATG GACCCGAATACCCTTGTACGCTTCTGTTCAGGACAGTGCACTGGACTGTTCCAGATTACTTTACGGCATACACATTCAAATGCTTGAATCGCTTTGTAGAATTGATGGTCCACAAACCTACTGAAGGATTCTTTCAATGGCTCTTCGCTTTGCTGCTTTCACCTTTG CTGTGGTTATATTCGAAAGCAGTGGAGAGCTTTTTGAGATTCTTGTACCCTTTGAAGAAATACAATATGGTGCCGAGTCATGGCTTCACTCAGCAgatattttcatgtatgagtgCTATTACACCGCTTAATTTCTATGACAAAGTAAGAGAAGGAAGTCTCATCCTCAAGAAGTTCAATACGAGTTTCAGCTTTTGCAAAGTTGGTTTGGTTATAGACAAGGAGGAATCTACACCTCTTGCCTCTGATATTGTTATCTTTGCTACTGGTTACAAACCTGATGAGAAGCTGAAAAACATCTTTGCATCATTACATTACCAGAAATGCATAATTGGGTCCTCAGCTCCCTTCTACAG GGAATGCATTCATCCACGTATTCCAAATCTGGCAATACTTGGATATAGTGATAGTCCAGCAAACTTGTATAGCACAGAGATAAAGAGCAAATGGGTAGCTGAGTTTTTGGCAGGAACTTTCAAATTGCCAAGCGTAAAGGATATGGAAGAAGACGTTATTAGGTGGGAAAAGTGTATGAAACGATATTCTGGTTCAAGCTACAAGAG ATGCTGA
- the LOC133804667 gene encoding probable flavin-containing monooxygenase 1 isoform X1 — protein MAERKIAIIGAGISGLLACKHCLEKKGLDPVVFEAQSNIGGVWSKTIESTKLQTPRPFYQFSDFAWPPSVKATFPDHNQVLDYLHSYASHFKIFHKINFNTKVIDISYSYSESIWDFWGGSGEPFSPGKWNVTVQDSRNPSAPIEVYQVDFVIVCIGSFSGFPNIPDFGVDRGPEVFGGVVMHSMDYAAMDDEAAAELIRGKLVTVVGFQKSALDLAAQVARINGPEYPCTLLFRTVHWTVPDYFTAYTFKCLNRFVELMVHKPTEGFFQWLFALLLSPLLWLYSKAVESFLRFLYPLKKYNMVPSHGFTQQIFSCMSAITPLNFYDKVREGSLILKKFNTSFSFCKVGLVIDKEESTPLASDIVIFATGYKPDEKLKNIFASLHYQKCIIGSSAPFYRECIHPRIPNLAILGYSDSPANLYSTEIKSKWVAEFLAGTFKLPSVKDMEEDVIRWEKCMKRYSGSSYKRYCSSALLQIYTNDQLCKDIGRNPRRKNWFLADLFSPYGPTDYKNLTCSV, from the exons ATGGCGGAAAGGAAAATAGCGATTATAGGAGCCGGAATCAGTGGACTATTGGCCTGCAAACACTGCCTGGAGAAGAAAGGTTTAGACCCAGTTGTGTTCGAAGCCCAGAGCAACATCGGTGGAGTTTGGTCTAAAACCATCGAGTCCACCAAGCTCCAGACCCCAAGACCCTTTTACCAGTTCTCCGACTTTGCATGGCCGCCTTCTGTGAAAGCCACTTTCCCAGATCACAACCAGGTCTTGGACTACCTTCATTCCTACGCTTCTCACTTCAAAATCTTCCACAAGATcaacttcaacaccaaggtcatCGATATCTCCTATTCTTATTCAGAATCCATTTGGGATTTCTGGGGTGGCTCTGGAGAACCATTTTCACCAGGGAAATGGAATGTTACTGTTCAGGATTCTCGTAACCCGTCTGCTCCGATTGAG gtATACCAAGTTGATTTTGTGATCGTATGCATTGGAAGCTTTAGTGGGTTCCCAAACATTCCTGATTTTGGAGTAGACAGAGGGCCTGAGGTGTTCGGTGGTGTCGTTATGCATTCGATGGATTATGCCGCCATGGACGATGAAGCTGCTGCTGAGCTCATCAGAGGAAAGCTGGTTACTGTGGTTGGATTTCAAAAATCAGCACTAGATTTGGCTGCACAAGTTGCTAGAATCAATG GACCCGAATACCCTTGTACGCTTCTGTTCAGGACAGTGCACTGGACTGTTCCAGATTACTTTACGGCATACACATTCAAATGCTTGAATCGCTTTGTAGAATTGATGGTCCACAAACCTACTGAAGGATTCTTTCAATGGCTCTTCGCTTTGCTGCTTTCACCTTTG CTGTGGTTATATTCGAAAGCAGTGGAGAGCTTTTTGAGATTCTTGTACCCTTTGAAGAAATACAATATGGTGCCGAGTCATGGCTTCACTCAGCAgatattttcatgtatgagtgCTATTACACCGCTTAATTTCTATGACAAAGTAAGAGAAGGAAGTCTCATCCTCAAGAAGTTCAATACGAGTTTCAGCTTTTGCAAAGTTGGTTTGGTTATAGACAAGGAGGAATCTACACCTCTTGCCTCTGATATTGTTATCTTTGCTACTGGTTACAAACCTGATGAGAAGCTGAAAAACATCTTTGCATCATTACATTACCAGAAATGCATAATTGGGTCCTCAGCTCCCTTCTACAG GGAATGCATTCATCCACGTATTCCAAATCTGGCAATACTTGGATATAGTGATAGTCCAGCAAACTTGTATAGCACAGAGATAAAGAGCAAATGGGTAGCTGAGTTTTTGGCAGGAACTTTCAAATTGCCAAGCGTAAAGGATATGGAAGAAGACGTTATTAGGTGGGAAAAGTGTATGAAACGATATTCTGGTTCAAGCTACAAGAGGTATTGTTCTAGTGCTTTGCTTCAAATTTACACCAATGATCAATTATGTAAGGACATTGGTCGTAACCCCAGAAGGAAAAATTGGTTCTTGGCTGATCTTTTCTCTCCTTATGGTCCCACAGATTACAAAAACCTAACCTGCTCTGTCTAG